In Apis mellifera strain DH4 linkage group LG1, Amel_HAv3.1, whole genome shotgun sequence, the sequence gaattaacaGATCATTTATTGTTGAAACATTTCTAAATTGGAGATTCacagaaaattatacaaaacaatatatttgaataacagaacaattttataatgtaatatgtaatagaAACACAAAATAAACTACatgaattagatatatttgaaGAAGCATAACATGAAGATGTCAGATAAATTAGAAAGAGCACAGaatgatatttgaattatagaaGTATATGTCATACTTGAGTGAATTATGGAAAGtgcaataaaattcttaaaatatcatttatgttacattgttgaaataaaaattaatcgttcgaAGAATTATATGTATTCTGCTGACTCAAATAGAATTTTGCTTGAATTCCCATCTCTTTACTTCTATGTTATCGGATTCCGatgatttaaatcttttaaaattatttcttaatcggCAATACATATCGGAAGACAATTTGTGAAAAGTTAAAATCAATTGTTTAGATATCAATTAATCCAAGAAATGTTCCAGCATTTCTGATAAatacattgataaaataaagaataaacaatatatatttatatatatatatatatatatatatatatatatatatatatatatatatatatatataacaatagcAAACAAGTgacacattttaataatatacattttgcaaaaaaatgatttagtGACAATACAAGAGAAAAATCTCTCTACAATGATGGATAGAGTCATAAAACTAGCGAGTAAACAATATTCtatttcgaattgaatttgGATGATGGAGATTAAAATCACCaattatataaagagaaataaaaattttagaaaattagaattaatatatattttaatatcaatattaattaatattatatatcaattatatatttagtcaTAAAATATAGCTCTATATTatcttgatatataattaatgttgaaATCGCTAGCGATTTCAAAGTGAGTAAGCAtgttgaaaacaaaaattaggaTGACTTATGAAGTGATCATCAATTgcttgaatttcatttttcaatagtattttcaacaatttaggTTTCCTGCAGATTTAggtttctaataataatgaaatgaataataaattatgaatacattGTTCTAAACTTTCaattattctcaattattcgagaaactaagatataataataatggtcaATTTGTAAGTTACAGTTTGTTTgcgattaaaataatgtaaagatTTTGATCTCTGTATTGCAATTTATCTCGTAAGAATCCATTGTTGgaattcctttttaattattttaattattattattttttttttttaccaaaaatAGTAATTGCAAGAAAAACCAAGATTTACAACAGTttctaaaaaatcaaatttcagtacatattcaattattaattaaattacaattagtcAGAggtcaaaaaaatttaatataaattaaatcataatgagAAACTGCAGAAttcaatcaattatcaatcacaaaaacaattaaaattaattatcattaagttcaattaaaattcataatataaaaatgtactaTAATCATAAGTGGTTTTTTGAGcgataatattcaattgaaaCAATCATTTTACAATCTGAAAATCACACTTTGTTGAATtgtctatataaataattgttgaataattgCTGAACTAGTGTAAATAGTGATAGTGACATGTACATAAACTCACGAGTTGTTAAGTAAGTATCTTTTCCAAGATCCTTCGGTTGCGGTGGTTGATAGAGAATATCCACGCGAAATATTCCACCgagaattctatattttcgcaAGTTCACTTCCGTTTTTTCGCATCGagtaaataatagttttttactTTCTGACATAGCTTTTTCtgtgaacaaaattttattctatattcgcataattttatcaaacgaGAATTAAaccaaatttacattatatgagAATTAAACGAAAACTGTACCTTCCTTTTCAAGAATGATCTCATTTGGGGTGGGTAAATAAGGTAATAATTCCGATAATTTCGAAGGTAATATTGAAGTCAACATGGATTCGAATTCTGTTTGATGATCTTTCGGTGAAGATTTTTTTGGCTTTCTAGCACGTTTTCTCTTATCAATTCGCGGTACCGAAGGATACTCTAACTTTTCAAGTatcgcttttttttcttctaatcgcAAACGTCTTCCTTCTGCTTGCTCTTCGcctattcgaattttttcatcatattcttttattgaatattcaaaaagacctaataaagggaaaaaagcgataaaaagaattaaatttacacaatttgaatgaaaaattgatagtaATAGAATGATACATAACATACCGAGAGTAGGATTCCACAAATCGACTATCTCTGGAAGTTTGGACATCCAATAAGAATTCGACCCAATTGAATAATGATCATAAGCAAGCCATAGACCTCTAATCGCCATACAATGACAATCCATGTCGCTTggcattttaattcttaactttatttctttaaattctatttcaatgCATTTTCTATTGAgcaacatataaattatattagacttaataaaatatagtttaatagtttaataatgctaggaattaaattgaagaaagTATATACTCAGGAACTCCAGGAAATAACGATGGTCGATCTCTTTCCATTACTTGTCGTTTCATTCCTATTGGTAATGTAATCGGAGCCCAAACACAACATATTGCTTTGTTCGTAGTTCGAACATATCTAGttgtttttgtattttctctAATCATGTTTGTCTCGATGTTACGTAACATATGATAACATGCAAGATCTATCCATCGTTGCAGTTTTAATCGAAGTTGGGCAGCGATCTGtgtattaatcatataaatattttacaaagaaagtaaaagaagaaatgagataaaattttatcaagaattaCCGTTTCGCATTCAGTCACATATTCTTTCGTAATTAACGTGGAAAagcgaataattttatcaagtttATTCAATAACTGAAATgccatattataattaatcgtaattataaattaaaagctgaaatatatatatatattatttacatgtaTGATCACTCgacatttttcttctatgGTATCCATAGTTGCAAGTTCATCTTCCAATGAccaaagaaacaaaaaggTATTCATGTCAGATAGCAATCCAGGATTCGGAAGACCATCACAAGTCATATATCGAATCCACTAAAATTCATTGacagaaatagagagagatgatgataatttttaataattatctaacaAAGGAAGGTAAAATACAATATGATCCAAGCATTactgaatcgaaattttaaggaAATGGAAGTTTAGCTTCAACTAATTTCTGacatagtaataaaaaatttttaatatcatattgaatattgcatatattataaatagatgcaaataattatttactatttatacaaataattactataattatttaaatatgctatccaaatcttattaatttataattatatagtttttaattgtcaatcaaaattaaaaatgtaatataacataacataaattatataatagtataagttatgacaaataatttaacaattttatttaatttttagataaaaaaaaatatttttcgaattatttgaatatttcttttttatcaacaagttctttttttttatttttttgatttcatttagaacttctaattttttaaaaaataatcttaaatcttaaaaGGTTTCATGGAGATTatgatacttatattatactatattatattatactatattattatattattattttatttgtcatGAATTGTATGGAATGTTTAAAACATCACTATTGTTTGCCTATGCATGTATTGCTAtttcttgttattaaaaactttccaTGAGTCTCATAACATATTAGGGTGTCCCATAAGTCTTTTTTTGATACGAAATGAATTTGttgtttatttgatttattgcgTTATATGTGAACTGTTCTGCTCTATAATCTTTTTACATTTCTCAGGAGATCTTATTATtccctttcaaaatttttgaggcttatttgcaaaatattcctCGAGGTGCGTTTTTATTTCGCTTACGGATAGAACCGTTTatcatgaaaagaattttttaatgacagAAACAAATAATAGTCAAATAGAGAAAGATCTGGAAAATGCAGAAGATGCGGTAGAATATCCTAATCAaactttaacaatttttctcttacagtcaatataattttatattgttgcaATGAAAAAAGACACCTCAATTCGCCAATTCTGGTTGCTTTTCTGCGATGGCGGTTTTCAGTTCATCAAGCTGATTGCAATATTTTGCAGAATTGATGGATTCATCTTGAGAAAGGAACTCATAGTAAACTACTTCTCCATTcccatcaaataaataaaagaacttTCTTCGGATGAAATCGCGCTTTGCAACTTGAAAATCGCGAGTTGAAAATCTATTGTCATCAAGTACGTTTTCGATGCACAAAATCCAAATCTCGTCTTCAATGACAAGCCTCTTCAAGAAAGGATCTCTTTCGAAAAGCAAATCGCACGTAGACCGATTCATAAGATCGGTCTCCGTTACAATAGCCATAGAACCCAAATTTTACTCTGTTGACATCCCATTCTGATCAAATGATTATGTAGCGTTATCCTGGGAATATTAATGGTATTCGTTATTTCACGCACGTTGCAAATCTTGCAAGCATGACCTTGATAAGTTTCGCATCCGTCGCTGCTGGAGGACCGCTGTGGGCTTTTCAAGTCAAAATTGCCAGctctaaatttcttaaatcaatTGCGGATGGTCGTAATAGTTGTAGCACCTCTCCTGTAAATGGTACAAATCTCGTCTGCAGTATCATTTGtattatcatcttttttaaaacaatgaaaCATAACATGCTGCAAATGCTTCTTTTGGCTATTCATATTGAACGATgtagaaaaaagttttaaaagagaCTGTATCATCAACAAAACatagtttaaaaaagagaCAATTGAAACCATAAacaactaataaataaacttgcatgttcatataaaaatagccAATTAAAGTCATTCCTAGCatgacgaaaaaaatttataggacTCTAATATTTGCTATCCTCGAGCATTTTGCTCAGGTAATCTAATACTTCAAATATACTTCTTTTGTgagattaacatttttaaaataagttttttttacattcaatatttttatatttcttttaaaatgatcaattgttaaatttttacaattaatattaaaggatGGAATAAATATACACAAATTAACATATGCATAATACAATTCAAACTATCTGTTCTTCTTAAGTATCTTTCATgatgaataaaagataaacCAATCACATTATTCGTActatttttttagagaatattaatatattcaggGAACACCTTTGGAAAATCGATTCTAAAGGCCaaacacaaaaattaacatataacatatatataattaacatataacatatataaaaatatcttattaaactataaaaaaaaatttattaaattataagttaaagtttataaaaaatttcataaaaaatttgatgaaatttaaaaaaaaaatgaaattgtctTCCTTATATCATATTCTGTtcttatttcgttttatttaactcacatagtaaatttaatatttaaatttaatgataacttaataaataaagcttAACTGACATTTATatagcaaaattttatatttattttgacttAATCAACTCTTTAAAAGTATTCTATgaataagataatttcaattcaaattttcaaaaatgatcagtatactttaaatttaattaaaatataaacaaaaatatatatttgcaaatataaatacatatagatttataatattgaaaaaaaggagaaataattatttttgaaaaaaaatataattgaa encodes:
- the LOC412436 gene encoding axonemal 84 kDa protein isoform X7; the protein is MAALADHEPDIHKPWKILPTEKKIEPGVEVPIRIEDVRDKIIKDLQDNIRVEQQYEKERKEFEAEEAKNRQKQLEQTHAILSQNWTAYIKNMLKLEEEENWIRYMTCDGLPNPGLLSDMNTFLFLWSLEDELATMDTIEEKCRVIIHLLNKLDKIIRFSTLITKEYVTECETIAAQLRLKLQRWIDLACYHMLRNIETNMIRENTKTTRYVRTTNKAICCVWAPITLPIGMKRQVMERDRPSLFPGVPEKCIEIEFKEIKLRIKMPSDMDCHCMAIRGLWLAYDHYSIGSNSYWMSKLPEIVDLWNPTLGLFEYSIKEYDEKIRIGEEQAEGRRLRLEEKKAILEKLEYPSVPRIDKRKRARKPKKSSPKDHQTEFESMLTSILPSKLSELLPYLPTPNEIILEKEEKAMSESKKLLFTRCEKTEVNLRKYRILGGIFRVDILYQPPQPKDLGKDTYLTTLELPKEPKFMSFYKPYETPQSDPDSERTPEIIEAEMKALEEAMDALVLLTLKLPDSIFWFEPPVIAHWLPEKRIWSTKDIHDIKYNEEKQTIAFRTGRLGIHGLAGYKYANLPFQSWELKPEKKKSGCVHIGVILTITAAMVQAEFLIREDQVCLKSFTGITSTPLEKILGEYFELEYLIELLTAVTTGWM
- the LOC412436 gene encoding axonemal 84 kDa protein isoform X8; this encodes MAALADHEPDIHKPWKILPTEKKIEPGVEVPIRIEDVRDKIIKDLQDNIRVEQQYEKERKEFEAEEAKNRQKQLEQTHAILSQNWTAYIKNMLKLEEEENWIRYMTCDGLPNPGLLSDMNTFLFLWSLEDELATMDTIEEKCRVIIHLLNKLDKIIRFSTLITKEYVTECETIAAQLRLKLQRWIDLACYHMLRNIETNMIRENTKTTRYVRTTNKAICCVWAPITLPIGMKRQVMERDRPSLFPGVPEKCIEIEFKEIKLRIKMPSDMDCHCMAIRGLWLAYDHYSIGSNSYWMSKLPEIVDLWNPTLGLFEYSIKEYDEKIRIGEEQAEGRRLRLEEKKAILEKLEYPSVPRIDKRKRARKPKKSSPKDHQTEFESMLTSILPSKLSELLPYLPTPNEIILEKEEKAMSESKKLLFTRCEKTEVNLRKYRILGGIFRVDILYQPPQPKDLGKDTYLTTLELPKEPKFMSFYKPYETPQSDPDSERTPEIIEAEMKALEEAMDALVLLTLKLPDSIFWFEPPVIAHWLPEKRIWSTKDIHDIKYNEEKQTIAFRTGRLGIHGLAGYKYANLPFQSWELKPEKKKSGCVHIGVILTITAAMVQAEFLIREDQVCLKSFTGITSTPLEKILGEYFELEYLIE
- the LOC412436 gene encoding axonemal 84 kDa protein isoform X6, with product MTCDGLPNPGLLSDMNTFLFLWSLEDELATMDTIEEKCRVIIHLLNKLDKIIRFSTLITKEYVTECETIAAQLRLKLQRWIDLACYHMLRNIETNMIRENTKTTRYVRTTNKAICCVWAPITLPIGMKRQVMERDRPSLFPGVPEKCIEIEFKEIKLRIKMPSDMDCHCMAIRGLWLAYDHYSIGSNSYWMSKLPEIVDLWNPTLGLFEYSIKEYDEKIRIGEEQAEGRRLRLEEKKAILEKLEYPSVPRIDKRKRARKPKKSSPKDHQTEFESMLTSILPSKLSELLPYLPTPNEIILEKEEKAMSESKKLLFTRCEKTEVNLRKYRILGGIFRVDILYQPPQPKDLGKDTYLTTLELPKEPKFMSFYKPYETPQSDPDSERTPEIIEAEMKALEEAMDALVLLTLKLPDSIFWFEPPVIAHWLPEKRIWSTKDIHDIKYNEEKQTIAFRTGRLGIHGLAGYKYANLPFQSWELKPEKKKSGCVHIGVILTITAAMVQAEFLIREDQVCLKSFTGITSTPLEKILGEYFELEYLIERLQQVGCDLFPERDAASYLKGLPIKHPIAEKHLRECMALLSTSYIFSWSRWNATRDFREIVLQFKEAHGCIAKERTNVMLLVTPSRTMRIRCTEVSSEFSDLPLEDQDTKYYADLYQLALHTSGIKTRLLTKQITYKLTSTVTQLLERTNVISMSS